A single Comamonas sp. NLF-1-9 DNA region contains:
- a CDS encoding ATP phosphoribosyltransferase regulatory subunit, producing the protein MSAWVLPDYIADVLPSEARRIEELRRSLLDTARGYGYELVIPPLFEHLESLLTGAGEELDLQTFKFVDQLSGKSLGLRADMTQQVARIDAHLLDRSGVSRLCYCGPVVHTRPDRPHATREPLQFGAEIYGYEGLEAEVESVQLALECLRGTRAPDLSVDLADMRIVRSLLAGVPVGLQTLRQVHAALAAKDASELAQLTRAFPQSSRQGLAALLQLYGDIEVLDEAEAALGAVAGVRAALADLRTIASTVQHARVTFDLADLRGYSYYSGLRFAVYASGVSDALVRGGRYDEVGAAYGRNRPAVGFSLDVRQLASVVALPALRAAIRAPWPHEDGLRQTIKALRAQGETVVCVLPGDAGRVDEFNCDRELADVAGQWLVRAL; encoded by the coding sequence ATGTCTGCCTGGGTACTCCCGGATTACATTGCCGACGTCCTGCCGTCGGAAGCGCGACGCATCGAAGAGCTGCGCCGCAGCTTGCTCGATACGGCCCGCGGCTACGGCTATGAGCTGGTGATCCCGCCGCTTTTTGAGCATCTCGAGTCGCTGCTTACCGGGGCGGGCGAAGAGCTTGACCTGCAGACCTTCAAATTCGTCGACCAGCTCTCGGGCAAGTCGCTGGGCCTGCGCGCGGACATGACCCAGCAGGTGGCACGCATCGACGCCCATTTGCTCGATCGCAGCGGCGTCTCCCGGCTGTGCTACTGCGGGCCCGTGGTGCATACCCGGCCCGACCGCCCCCATGCCACTCGCGAGCCGCTGCAATTCGGGGCCGAGATCTACGGCTACGAGGGCCTCGAGGCGGAAGTCGAATCGGTGCAACTGGCTCTTGAATGCCTGCGCGGCACGCGCGCTCCCGACTTGAGTGTGGACCTCGCCGACATGCGCATCGTGCGCAGCCTCCTCGCAGGCGTGCCTGTCGGCCTACAGACCCTGCGCCAGGTGCACGCCGCCCTGGCCGCGAAAGACGCCAGCGAGCTGGCGCAGCTGACGCGCGCTTTTCCGCAATCGTCCAGGCAAGGGCTCGCGGCGCTGCTGCAGCTCTATGGCGACATCGAGGTGCTCGACGAAGCCGAGGCGGCACTCGGCGCCGTGGCCGGCGTGCGCGCCGCTCTGGCCGACCTGCGCACCATCGCTTCGACCGTGCAGCACGCCCGGGTGACTTTCGACCTGGCGGATTTGCGTGGCTATTCGTATTACAGCGGTCTGCGTTTTGCGGTGTATGCCTCGGGCGTGTCTGATGCGCTGGTGCGCGGCGGCCGCTACGACGAAGTGGGCGCGGCCTATGGGCGCAACCGCCCGGCCGTCGGATTCAGCCTGGATGTCCGGCAATTGGCGTCGGTGGTGGCGCTGCCGGCCTTGCGCGCGGCGATCCGCGCACCCTGGCCACACGAAGACGGCCTGCGTCAGACCATCAAGGCCTTGCGTGCGCAGGGAGAGACCGTGGTCTGCGTGCTTCCGGGCGATGCCGGCCGGGTCGATGAATTCAACTGCGATCGCGAATTGGCGGACGTCGCCGGCCAGTGGCTGGTGCGAGCGCTGTAG
- the thiS gene encoding sulfur carrier protein ThiS: MKVLLNGQSAELPEGALVSDAIAWLAPTPPFAVAVNLRFIPRSDWATQALQAGDQIEIIAPVTGG; this comes from the coding sequence ATGAAAGTCCTCTTGAACGGCCAAAGCGCCGAACTGCCCGAAGGCGCGCTGGTCAGCGACGCCATTGCCTGGCTTGCGCCCACGCCGCCGTTTGCGGTGGCGGTCAACCTGCGTTTCATACCCCGCTCCGACTGGGCCACGCAGGCTTTGCAAGCCGGCGACCAGATCGAAATCATTGCGCCCGTGACGGGCGGTTGA
- the hflC gene encoding protease modulator HflC, with the protein MNRIGFFISTALLALILAASCLFVVDQRQFGVVYSLGQIKEVITEPGLYVKLPPPLQNVRYIDKRLLTLDGSETESMLTAEKQRVVIDWYVRWRITDPSEYIRNVGLDEGAGALQLNRVVRNAFQEEVNRRTVRELLSDKRDALMAGVKREVLEAVQGGKPWGMDVVDVRITRVDYVDSITESVYRRMEAERKRVANELRSTGVAEGEKIRADADRQREVILANAYRDAQKVKGEGDAQANQVYAQAFGRDPQFAQFYRSLEAYRSSFKSKNDIMVLDPAGTEFFKALRGSSALPSARN; encoded by the coding sequence GTGAACCGCATAGGATTTTTCATCTCCACCGCGCTGCTGGCGCTGATTTTGGCGGCGTCCTGTCTGTTCGTGGTGGACCAGCGCCAGTTCGGCGTGGTCTATTCGCTCGGCCAGATCAAGGAAGTGATCACCGAACCAGGCTTGTACGTCAAGCTGCCGCCGCCGCTGCAGAACGTGCGCTACATCGACAAGCGCCTGCTCACGCTCGATGGCTCGGAGACCGAGTCCATGCTCACCGCTGAAAAACAGCGCGTCGTCATCGACTGGTATGTGCGCTGGCGCATCACCGACCCGTCGGAGTACATCCGCAACGTCGGCCTGGACGAAGGCGCGGGTGCGCTGCAGCTCAACCGGGTGGTGCGCAACGCCTTTCAGGAGGAGGTCAACCGCCGCACGGTGCGTGAATTGCTCTCGGACAAGCGCGACGCCCTGATGGCAGGGGTCAAGCGCGAGGTGCTCGAGGCGGTGCAGGGTGGCAAGCCCTGGGGCATGGACGTGGTGGATGTGCGCATCACCCGGGTGGACTATGTGGATTCGATCACCGAATCGGTCTACCGGCGCATGGAAGCCGAGCGCAAGCGTGTGGCCAACGAGCTGCGCTCCACGGGCGTTGCCGAGGGCGAAAAGATCCGCGCCGACGCCGACCGCCAGCGGGAAGTGATCCTGGCCAATGCTTACCGCGACGCCCAGAAGGTCAAGGGCGAAGGCGACGCGCAGGCCAACCAGGTCTATGCCCAGGCCTTCGGGCGCGATCCCCAATTTGCCCAGTTCTACCGCAGCCTGGAGGCCTACCGCTCCAGTTTCAAGAGCAAGAACGACATCATGGTGCTCGATCCCGCCGGCACGGAGTTCTTCAAGGCGCTGCGCGGATCGTCCGCCCTGCCATCGGCACGCAACTGA
- the hflK gene encoding FtsH protease activity modulator HflK → MDLRKRVARRLAAALGARPVYNLNDPRWGRSDEDAGEEPRPPQPDRTPEGAQPPRPARPSQGSGANPPDLDELWRDLQNKLGGLFGGAGRSGRRGGSAPPGGGGFQPDMRNAGKSVAVLAVIALLVWLSTGFFIVQEGQQAVITQFGKYKSTVGAGFNWRLPYPIQRHELVFVTQIRSVDIGRDSIIKATGLRDSAMLTEDENIVEIKFAVQYRLNDARAWLFESRNPADAVVQAAESAVREVVGRMKMDSALADERDQIAPRVRTLMQTILDRYKVGVEVVGINLQQGGVRPPEQVQAAFDDVLKAGQERERTKNEAQAYANDVVPRASGAASRLQEEAAGYKARVVAQAEGDAQRFDSVVTEYQKAPQVTRERMYLDAMQQVLSGVTKVIVESREGSNLLYLPLDKLMGADAALAPPAQGAAAASSQAHGAAPAAPASTSSTTPAGDARSRDVARSREREPR, encoded by the coding sequence ATGGATCTACGCAAGCGTGTGGCCCGCCGGCTAGCAGCGGCGCTGGGCGCGCGGCCGGTCTACAACCTGAACGACCCGCGCTGGGGCCGTAGCGACGAAGACGCTGGCGAGGAGCCGCGTCCGCCGCAGCCCGACCGTACGCCTGAAGGCGCGCAGCCGCCCCGGCCTGCGCGTCCGAGCCAGGGCAGTGGCGCCAACCCGCCAGACCTCGACGAGCTCTGGCGCGATCTGCAAAACAAGCTCGGCGGCCTGTTTGGCGGCGCGGGCCGCAGCGGGCGCAGGGGCGGCTCCGCCCCTCCGGGCGGCGGCGGCTTTCAACCCGACATGCGCAACGCCGGCAAGAGCGTGGCGGTGCTCGCGGTGATCGCGCTGCTGGTCTGGCTGTCCACGGGCTTCTTCATCGTCCAGGAAGGGCAGCAGGCGGTCATCACGCAGTTCGGCAAGTACAAGAGCACCGTGGGCGCGGGTTTCAACTGGCGCCTGCCTTACCCCATCCAGCGCCACGAACTGGTGTTCGTCACCCAGATCCGTTCGGTGGATATCGGGCGCGATTCCATCATCAAGGCCACGGGCCTGCGCGATTCGGCAATGCTCACCGAGGACGAGAACATCGTCGAGATCAAGTTTGCCGTGCAGTACCGCCTGAACGACGCGCGCGCCTGGCTCTTCGAGAGCCGCAACCCTGCGGATGCGGTGGTGCAGGCGGCGGAAAGTGCCGTGCGCGAGGTCGTCGGGCGCATGAAGATGGACTCGGCATTGGCCGACGAGCGCGACCAGATCGCACCGCGCGTGCGCACGCTGATGCAAACCATTTTGGACCGCTACAAGGTCGGCGTCGAAGTGGTCGGCATCAACCTGCAGCAGGGCGGGGTGCGCCCGCCCGAGCAGGTGCAGGCCGCGTTCGACGATGTGCTCAAGGCCGGACAAGAGCGTGAGCGCACCAAGAACGAGGCGCAGGCCTACGCCAACGACGTGGTGCCGCGCGCCTCGGGCGCGGCTTCGCGCCTGCAGGAAGAGGCCGCCGGCTACAAGGCGCGGGTGGTCGCGCAGGCTGAGGGCGACGCCCAGCGCTTCGACTCGGTCGTCACCGAATACCAGAAGGCACCGCAGGTCACGCGCGAGCGCATGTACCTCGATGCGATGCAGCAGGTGCTCTCGGGCGTGACCAAGGTCATCGTCGAATCGCGCGAGGGCTCCAACCTCTTGTATCTGCCACTCGACAAGCTGATGGGTGCGGACGCGGCGCTGGCTCCGCCGGCCCAGGGCGCGGCTGCGGCAAGCTCGCAGGCGCACGGCGCCGCGCCGGCTGCGCCCGCGAGCACCAGCAGCACGACGCCGGCAGGGGACGCCCGTTCCCGCGATGTTGCTCGCTCGCGCGAGCGCGAACCACGCTAG
- a CDS encoding thiazole synthase, giving the protein MHHTLCTDDALVLYGERFSSRLLLGSSRYPSPAVLEAAVARARPAMVTASLRRQGAAPDSGGGFWQLLQQLDCMVLPNTAGCRSAQEAITTAQMAREVFATPWIKLEVIGDDYTLQPDTLQLVDAAQALVKDGFKVLPYCTEDLVVCQRLVDVGCQAVMPWAAPIGTGQGPVNPQGLRLLRERLAVPMLVDAGLGLPSHACQVMEWGYDGVLLNTAVALASDPAQMAGAFANAVQAGRAAFLAGAMQPRSSAQPSTPVLGTPFWHQGKGAGA; this is encoded by the coding sequence ATGCACCACACACTTTGCACTGACGACGCGCTCGTGCTCTATGGCGAGCGTTTTTCCAGCCGCCTGCTGCTGGGCAGCTCGCGCTACCCCTCACCCGCCGTCTTGGAGGCGGCCGTGGCACGCGCGCGCCCGGCCATGGTCACGGCGTCGCTGCGCCGCCAGGGCGCCGCGCCGGACTCGGGCGGTGGTTTCTGGCAATTGCTGCAGCAGCTTGACTGCATGGTGCTGCCCAACACCGCCGGCTGCCGCAGCGCGCAGGAGGCAATCACCACGGCTCAGATGGCGCGCGAAGTCTTCGCCACGCCCTGGATCAAGCTGGAAGTGATAGGCGACGACTACACCTTGCAGCCCGACACCCTGCAGCTCGTCGACGCCGCCCAGGCGCTGGTCAAGGACGGCTTCAAGGTGCTGCCCTACTGCACCGAGGACCTGGTCGTCTGCCAGCGCCTGGTGGATGTCGGCTGTCAGGCGGTAATGCCCTGGGCCGCGCCCATAGGCACGGGCCAGGGCCCCGTCAACCCGCAAGGCCTGCGCTTGCTGCGCGAGCGCCTGGCCGTGCCCATGCTGGTGGATGCGGGCCTGGGCCTGCCCTCGCACGCTTGCCAGGTCATGGAATGGGGCTACGACGGCGTGCTGCTCAACACTGCAGTGGCACTGGCCAGCGACCCGGCGCAGATGGCCGGCGCCTTCGCAAACGCCGTGCAAGCCGGGCGCGCGGCCTTCCTGGCTGGCGCCATGCAGCCACGCAGCTCTGCCCAGCCGAGCACCCCGGTGCTCGGCACCCCCTTCTGGCATCAGGGCAAGGGAGCCGGCGCATGA
- a CDS encoding adenylosuccinate synthase, whose product MNSVKGRNCVVVGAQWGDEGKGKLVDWLTESAQGVVRFQGGHNAGHTLVINGVKTALHLIPSGIMHPGVICYIGNGVVLSAAKLFEEIEGLERAGVDVRSRLRVSEACPLILPFHAVLDLAREAALERRGVEKIGTTGRGIGPAYEDKIARRALRVQDLKNPQLFAEKLRALLALHNHVLVHFLGSRKLAFSDALAPYLREGEVQFEPVYEEAMRHAELLKPMMADVSRELNEASGAGANLLFEGAQGTLLDVDHGTYPYVTSSNCVAGNAAAGAGVGPGTLHYILGITKAYCTRVGGGPFPTELDWEVPGTPGYHMSTVGAEKGVTTGRSRRCGWFDAALLKRSAQVNGLSGLCITKLDVLDGLDELGLCIGYELDGERIDLLPLGADDIARCKPIYEFMPGWSQTTFGVTRYEELPLNARNYLQRIEQVTGVPIAMVSTGPDRVQTIVLQQPFAS is encoded by the coding sequence ATGAATTCAGTGAAGGGACGCAATTGCGTGGTGGTCGGCGCCCAGTGGGGCGACGAGGGCAAGGGCAAGCTGGTCGATTGGCTGACGGAGTCCGCGCAGGGTGTCGTTCGCTTCCAGGGAGGGCACAACGCCGGTCATACGCTGGTCATCAACGGCGTCAAGACGGCGCTGCATCTGATACCCAGCGGCATCATGCATCCGGGCGTCATCTGCTACATCGGCAATGGCGTCGTCTTGTCGGCGGCAAAGCTGTTCGAGGAAATCGAGGGCCTGGAGCGCGCAGGTGTCGATGTGCGCAGCCGTCTGCGCGTGAGCGAGGCTTGTCCCTTGATCTTGCCGTTTCACGCGGTGCTTGACCTTGCGCGCGAGGCCGCGCTCGAGCGCCGCGGTGTCGAGAAGATCGGTACGACCGGCCGCGGCATTGGCCCGGCCTACGAAGACAAGATCGCGCGCCGCGCCCTGCGCGTGCAGGATCTGAAGAATCCGCAGCTGTTCGCCGAAAAATTGCGCGCCCTGCTTGCGCTGCACAACCATGTGCTGGTGCACTTCCTCGGTTCGCGCAAGCTGGCGTTCTCCGATGCGCTCGCGCCCTATCTGCGTGAGGGCGAAGTGCAGTTCGAGCCGGTCTATGAAGAAGCAATGCGCCACGCCGAGCTGCTCAAGCCGATGATGGCAGACGTCTCGCGTGAGCTCAACGAGGCGTCTGGCGCGGGCGCCAACCTGCTTTTTGAGGGTGCTCAGGGGACCTTGCTGGATGTCGACCACGGGACCTATCCCTACGTCACCTCCAGCAATTGTGTCGCTGGCAACGCAGCAGCCGGCGCCGGCGTCGGACCGGGCACGCTCCACTACATCCTGGGCATCACCAAGGCCTATTGCACACGCGTGGGCGGCGGCCCCTTCCCGACCGAGCTCGACTGGGAGGTGCCGGGCACGCCCGGCTACCACATGAGCACGGTCGGGGCAGAGAAGGGCGTGACCACGGGGCGCAGCCGGCGCTGTGGCTGGTTCGATGCAGCCTTGCTCAAGCGCAGTGCGCAGGTGAACGGATTGTCGGGGCTGTGCATCACCAAGCTCGACGTGCTCGACGGACTCGATGAGCTCGGCCTGTGCATAGGCTACGAGCTCGACGGCGAGCGCATCGATCTGCTGCCGCTCGGCGCAGACGACATCGCGCGTTGCAAGCCAATCTACGAGTTCATGCCGGGCTGGTCGCAGACAACGTTCGGCGTCACGCGCTACGAAGAGCTGCCGCTGAACGCGCGCAACTACCTTCAGCGCATCGAGCAGGTAACCGGCGTGCCGATCGCGATGGTCTCGACCGGCCCGGACAGGGTGCAAACCATCGTCTTGCAGCAGCCCTTCGCCTCTTGA
- a CDS encoding DUF2065 domain-containing protein has product MSEALWTAFALVLVFEGLLPLVAPTTWRRVFAQLLQLRDGQIRFFGLISVALGVLLLAALT; this is encoded by the coding sequence ATGTCGGAGGCGCTCTGGACTGCATTCGCGCTCGTCTTGGTGTTCGAGGGGCTGTTGCCGCTGGTGGCCCCGACTACCTGGCGGCGCGTGTTCGCACAGCTGCTGCAATTGCGCGACGGACAGATCCGTTTTTTCGGCCTGATCAGCGTGGCGCTGGGCGTGCTGCTGTTGGCAGCGCTCACCTGA
- a CDS encoding phosphoribosyltransferase: protein MLTEDGKHLYVSYDEYHSLIEKLALKVHQSGWEFDTILCLARGGLRPGDILSRIFDKPLAIMSTSSYRAEAGTVQGHLDIARYITTPNGEIAGKVLLVDDLADSGHTLNAVVSLLKAKYAPISEMRTATIWVKGSSSFTPDYQVEFLPTDPWIHQPFEAYDTLTPAKLLERWQV, encoded by the coding sequence ATGTTGACCGAAGACGGCAAACACCTGTACGTGAGCTACGACGAATACCACAGCCTGATCGAGAAGCTGGCACTCAAGGTGCACCAGTCTGGCTGGGAGTTCGACACCATCCTCTGTCTTGCCCGGGGAGGCTTGCGGCCCGGCGACATACTGAGCCGCATCTTCGACAAGCCGCTCGCGATCATGTCCACGAGCTCGTACCGGGCCGAAGCCGGCACCGTGCAAGGCCATCTGGATATCGCGCGCTACATCACCACGCCCAACGGGGAAATCGCCGGCAAGGTCTTGCTCGTGGACGATCTGGCCGACTCGGGCCATACGCTCAACGCGGTCGTCTCCCTGCTCAAGGCGAAGTACGCACCCATCAGCGAAATGCGTACCGCGACCATCTGGGTCAAGGGTTCGTCCTCGTTCACGCCGGACTACCAGGTGGAGTTCCTGCCGACCGACCCCTGGATCCACCAGCCCTTCGAGGCCTACGACACATTGACCCCGGCCAAGCTGCTGGAACGCTGGCAGGTCTGA
- the hflX gene encoding GTPase HflX: MTSLLPAQSDAVPVLLVGVDFGGEGFDAELLELGLLARSAGLNPVAALTCKRQAPDAALFVGSGKADEIGELAQRHGALEIIFDQALSPAQQRNLERRLGLPVYDRTMLILEIFAQRARSHEGKLQVELARLQYLSTRLVRRWTHLERQRGGIGARGGPGERQIELDRRMIGDTIRRTRERLVKVQRQRATQRRQRQRRDTYKVSLVGYTNAGKSTLFNALVKARAYAADQLFATLDTTTRRLYLGEAAGSVSLSDTVGFIRDLPHGLISAFKATLQEAADADLLLHVVDAASPEHRQQMEQVQEVLEEIGAAELPQILVFNKLDAFAPGVRPAVRRDRYDLLGSQHERLFISAQTGEGLDALRDELARRAAEHAQEHCEPAGAAHASS, from the coding sequence GTGACCAGTTTGCTGCCTGCGCAGAGCGACGCCGTGCCCGTGCTGCTGGTCGGCGTCGACTTCGGCGGCGAAGGTTTCGACGCAGAACTGCTCGAACTCGGACTGCTGGCACGCAGCGCCGGCCTCAACCCCGTTGCTGCGCTGACCTGCAAGCGCCAGGCGCCCGATGCCGCGCTGTTCGTGGGCAGCGGCAAGGCCGACGAGATCGGCGAGCTTGCCCAGCGGCACGGCGCGCTGGAAATCATCTTCGACCAGGCGCTGAGTCCGGCGCAGCAGCGCAACTTGGAGCGCCGCCTGGGCCTGCCGGTCTATGACCGCACCATGCTGATCCTGGAGATTTTTGCCCAGCGTGCGCGCAGCCACGAGGGCAAGCTGCAAGTGGAGCTCGCGCGCCTGCAATACCTGAGCACGCGGCTGGTGCGCCGCTGGACCCACCTTGAGCGTCAGCGCGGCGGCATCGGCGCGCGTGGCGGACCCGGCGAGCGCCAGATCGAGCTGGACCGGCGCATGATCGGCGACACCATACGGCGCACACGTGAGCGCCTGGTCAAGGTGCAGCGCCAGCGCGCTACCCAGCGGCGCCAGCGCCAGCGCCGCGATACCTACAAGGTTTCGCTGGTCGGCTACACCAACGCGGGCAAATCCACGCTCTTCAACGCATTGGTCAAGGCGCGCGCCTACGCCGCCGACCAGTTGTTCGCCACCCTGGACACCACTACGCGCCGGCTTTATCTGGGCGAGGCGGCGGGTTCGGTGTCGCTGTCCGACACCGTCGGCTTCATTCGCGATCTGCCCCATGGCCTGATCAGTGCCTTCAAGGCCACGCTGCAGGAGGCGGCCGACGCCGATCTGCTGCTGCACGTGGTCGACGCGGCCAGCCCCGAGCATCGCCAGCAGATGGAGCAGGTGCAGGAAGTGCTCGAAGAAATCGGCGCGGCCGAGTTGCCCCAGATTCTGGTGTTCAACAAACTCGACGCATTTGCCCCGGGCGTGCGGCCAGCCGTGCGGCGCGACCGCTATGACCTGCTTGGGTCGCAGCATGAGCGCCTGTTCATCAGCGCCCAGACCGGCGAAGGCCTGGACGCGCTGCGCGACGAACTCGCGCGGCGCGCTGCCGAGCATGCGCAAGAGCACTGCGAGCCGGCGGGCGCCGCCCACGCTTCTTCCTGA
- a CDS encoding FAD-dependent oxidoreductase, giving the protein MDTLHLPALSPGHSRIAILGAGLMGRLLAVALAREGWRVEVYDAGGPEGEASAARVAAAMLAPLAEAAVSEPAIVRMGQYGMRRWPELLGELGQPVFFQHNGTLIVWHWQDGAEAARLQDKLAHTQALLPDLPPAQPLDAAGVALHEPALAGRFRAGLYLPGEGQLDNRQLLAALAARMQALGVALHWHSRKALADFAPGSPGQPELLIDCRGLGARADWPGLRGVRGEVLRVHAPELTLARPTRLVHPRYAVYIVPKQDHVFVVGATEIESDDLSPASVQSVLELLSAAYALHSGFAEARILEVATQCRPALPDNNPALRMPAERTLQINGLYRHGYLIAPALLDVALQFIREGRSGLAAQFGLRLQAGPRTPR; this is encoded by the coding sequence ATGGACACGCTGCATCTGCCCGCCCTTTCCCCCGGCCACAGCCGCATCGCCATTCTGGGCGCCGGCCTCATGGGTCGCCTGCTTGCCGTCGCCCTGGCGCGCGAGGGCTGGCGCGTGGAGGTGTACGACGCCGGCGGCCCCGAGGGCGAAGCATCGGCCGCGCGCGTGGCCGCCGCCATGCTGGCCCCGCTGGCCGAGGCTGCGGTGAGCGAGCCGGCGATCGTGCGCATGGGCCAGTACGGCATGCGCCGCTGGCCCGAGCTGCTCGGCGAGCTGGGCCAGCCGGTGTTCTTCCAGCACAACGGCACGCTCATCGTCTGGCACTGGCAGGACGGCGCCGAAGCCGCACGCCTGCAAGACAAGCTCGCGCACACCCAGGCGCTGCTGCCCGACTTGCCGCCAGCGCAGCCGCTGGACGCGGCCGGCGTCGCGCTGCACGAGCCGGCACTCGCCGGGCGCTTTCGCGCGGGGCTTTATCTGCCCGGCGAGGGCCAGCTGGACAACCGCCAGCTGCTGGCGGCGCTGGCCGCCCGCATGCAGGCGCTGGGCGTCGCGCTGCACTGGCACAGCCGCAAGGCGCTGGCGGACTTTGCGCCGGGCAGCCCCGGCCAGCCAGAGCTGCTGATCGACTGCCGCGGCTTGGGCGCACGCGCCGACTGGCCCGGACTGCGCGGCGTGCGCGGTGAAGTCCTGCGCGTGCATGCGCCCGAGCTCACGCTGGCGCGGCCCACGCGCCTGGTGCATCCGCGCTATGCGGTCTACATCGTGCCCAAACAGGACCATGTCTTTGTCGTCGGCGCGACCGAAATCGAGTCGGACGACCTCTCGCCCGCCAGCGTGCAGTCGGTGCTGGAGCTGCTGAGCGCTGCCTATGCGCTGCACAGCGGTTTTGCCGAAGCACGCATCCTCGAAGTCGCCACGCAGTGCCGCCCCGCACTGCCCGACAACAACCCCGCGCTGCGCATGCCGGCCGAGCGCACGTTGCAGATCAACGGCTTGTATCGCCACGGCTATCTGATCGCGCCCGCCCTGCTGGACGTGGCGCTGCAGTTCATCCGCGAAGGGCGCTCGGGGCTTGCCGCGCAATTCGGCCTGCGCCTGCAAGCGGGGCCACGGACACCACGATGA
- the hfq gene encoding RNA chaperone Hfq — translation MSNKGQQLQDPFLNALRREHVPVSIYLVNGIKLQGQIESFDQYVVLLRNTVTQMVYKHAISTIVPGRAVNFAAMAGEPADGGEQ, via the coding sequence GTGAGCAACAAAGGCCAACAATTGCAAGACCCGTTCCTGAACGCATTGCGGCGTGAACACGTGCCGGTGTCGATCTATCTCGTCAACGGCATCAAGCTGCAGGGACAGATCGAATCCTTTGACCAGTACGTCGTGCTGCTGCGCAACACCGTCACCCAGATGGTCTACAAGCACGCCATCTCCACGATAGTGCCCGGTCGTGCCGTCAACTTCGCCGCCATGGCCGGCGAGCCTGCCGACGGAGGCGAACAATAA
- the thiE gene encoding thiamine phosphate synthase, giving the protein MNQAAMQQAIVDQHRARLAGFAAQPLPAGQSQGAVYRAALAACSALGFIAADALVLARAWQAQTDRLGQFDAAHWPDAPQDFGLQAQPRADAFAPCPKALGLYAVVPDAAWVARMAAAGVPTVQLRFKHADDAVIQAEVRAAVAAVAGSPTRLFINDHWQAAIAAGAYGVHLGQEDLQSLQPAQLACLRASGLRLGVSTHGYAEMLAADRLAPSYIALGAVFPTTLKSMPTAPQGLARLADYARLMRVYPLVAIGGIGAAQVPAVRACGVGSVAVVRAIVQAADPRAAAQQLMALMQATTER; this is encoded by the coding sequence ATGAACCAAGCCGCCATGCAGCAGGCCATCGTCGACCAGCACCGCGCGCGCCTGGCAGGCTTTGCCGCGCAGCCGCTTCCCGCCGGGCAGTCGCAAGGCGCCGTCTACCGCGCAGCACTGGCCGCATGCAGCGCCCTGGGTTTCATCGCCGCAGACGCCCTCGTCCTGGCCCGCGCCTGGCAGGCTCAGACCGATCGGCTGGGCCAGTTCGATGCCGCACACTGGCCTGACGCGCCGCAGGACTTTGGCCTGCAAGCGCAGCCGCGCGCCGACGCTTTTGCGCCTTGCCCCAAAGCGCTGGGGCTGTACGCCGTGGTGCCGGACGCGGCCTGGGTGGCGCGCATGGCAGCGGCAGGCGTGCCCACGGTGCAGCTGCGCTTCAAGCACGCCGATGACGCAGTCATCCAGGCCGAGGTCCGAGCGGCAGTGGCCGCGGTCGCCGGCAGCCCCACGCGGCTGTTCATCAACGACCATTGGCAGGCAGCCATCGCCGCCGGTGCCTACGGCGTGCACTTGGGCCAGGAAGATCTGCAGTCGCTGCAGCCCGCACAGCTCGCCTGCTTGCGCGCGAGCGGCCTGCGCCTGGGCGTCAGCACCCACGGTTACGCGGAAATGCTCGCCGCCGACCGGCTCGCTCCAAGCTACATCGCCCTGGGTGCGGTGTTTCCAACTACCCTCAAATCCATGCCCACTGCGCCCCAGGGTCTTGCGCGCCTGGCCGACTATGCGCGGCTGATGCGCGTCTACCCTCTGGTGGCGATCGGCGGCATAGGCGCGGCGCAAGTGCCTGCGGTGCGCGCCTGCGGGGTCGGCTCGGTCGCTGTCGTGCGCGCCATCGTCCAGGCGGCCGATCCGCGGGCGGCCGCGCAGCAGCTCATGGCGCTGATGCAGGCGACCACGGAGCGATAA